The genome window CCCGGAAAGGCGAGTTGAACGTCGACCAGTCGCATCAACGCCTCGTCGACCCAGCCGCCGACGTAACCAGCGACGAGGCCGATCGTCGTACCGAGTACCAGCCGGATCGCGGTCACCGCGACGGCGATTCCGAGCGAGATCCGTGTACCGTAGACGAGACGCGCGAGAACGTCACGGCCCAGTTCGTCGGTCCCAAGTGGGTGGGCGGCCGACGGCGCTTGAAGACTGTTCGTCAGATCCTGCGCCGTCGGGTCGTGTGGGACGATAACCGGGCCAAACACCGCGACGGCCGTGATACCAGCCACGATCGCCGTCCCGAGGAGGGCAAGCGGACTCGAGCGGATCGTCCGGACACCCCTTGAGGTGTTGAGTGCCCGGCACCGGTCGTACAGGCCAACCCCCAGTCGCCGGACGACTGAGCCGTCAGGTGGTCCGTTCATGACGCTTCGCCCCCCATCGAGACCCGCGGGTCGAGAGAGCGGTAGGCCAGATCGACGAACAGGTTCGTCACGACGAAAATCCCCGCCGCGATCAGCGTGATCCCCTGGATAACGGGATAGTCCCGATCGAAAACGGCATCGACGAGCAGCAGACCCAGTCCGGGACGCTGAAAGACGACCTCGATGACCACTGCGCCGTTGAGCAACGAGCCGAACTGGAGTCCGATGATCGTCACCACGGGAATCAGTGCGTTTCGTAGCGCGTGCTTGTATCGGACGATCCGGCCGCGAAGCCCCTTCGAGCGGGCAGTGTCGACGTACGCCTCGGCGAGCACCTCGAGCATCGAGGCGCGGATCAACCGGGTCAGTACCGCCGCCATGCCGGTCCCGAGCGTCACCGCGGGTAACACGAGTTGGCCGGGGCTGCCAGCACCCGCGACGGGGAGAACGCCGAGTGTCAGCGGGAACGCGAGGATGAGCAGATATGCGAGCCAGAAGTTCGGCATCGAGACGCCGACCAACGATCCCAACTGGCAGACGACGTCGACGCTGGTCCCCTGGTAGACAGCGCTGAGCACACCCGTCGGGACGGCAATCGCTAACGCGATCAGCATGGAGGCGACGGCGAGTTCCACCGTCACCGGCAGGGCGGTCCCGATCATCGACGTCACCTGCGTCTCGGCGTAGTAAGACGTTCCGAGATCGCCGCGGAGTACGTCGGTAAGCCAGCGGCCGTACTGGACGGGGACGGGATCGGTGAGTCCGTGCTCGGCCTCGAAGGCCTCGATCTCGGCCTGTGACGGCGGCCGATCCAGCCGCTCGGAAAGGATCACCTCGGCCGGGTTTCCCGGCGTTAAAAAGATCATCCCGTAGGTCACGAGCGAGACGCCGATCATGACGATCGCTGACGTGCCAAGCCGGTACGCGAGGTACGTGCGCATCGCTACTGGGATCGCCGGAGGGAACGCCACTCGAGCAGCCGATCGATCGGATGAAGCTCGACGCCCTCGATGGTAGCGTCCATGGCGACGGCGTACTCCCGATAGGTAATCGGGATCACCACGGCCTCCTCCACGATGCGTCGCTGGGCCTCGACGTACGCCTCGTGTCGCTGCTCGGGGTCGTTCGACTGGAACCCGGTCTCGATGAGGTCGTCGACCTCCCCACCGAGATTGTGTAGGCCCGTTCCATCGGCCTCGTAGAGATCGATGTTGTCGACGCCTCGAGAGTGGAAGTTCTCCCACATGATGTAATCGGCACCGGGGCTGTTCGACTGGGTGCCGTCGATCGCCAGGTGGAACTCGCCGCGGCCGGTCCGGTCCTGGTACGCGGCGCGCTCGAGCAGTTCGATGTCGAGGTCGACGCCGACCGCGTCGAACTCGGACTGGAGAATCTGTGCGATCAGATCGTCGTCGTCCTGGTCGCCCCGTACGAGGCAGGTCAGTTCTTCGCCGTCGTACGACGAGTCGGCGACGAGTTCACGCGCCGTCTCGTGGTCGCGCTCGTAGTCCGGCAATTCGTCGTCCGCCGCCCAGTCGATGACCGTCGAGATGGGGCCGCTTGCAGGGCGACCGAGGCCACCCAGGGCCTCCTCGACGATCTCGGACTGGGAAACCGCGTAGTTAAGCGCCCGACGCAGGTCCGCGTCGTCCGTTGGCTCCTCGTAGAGGTTGAACGAAACGAACGTCGATCCGGACGACTGCTGGGTTTCAACGACGAACTCGTCGCTCCGACGCAACGAGGTGAGACGCGGTTTCGACGGTTCGAGGACGACATCGGCGTCGCCCGACTCGAGCAGGTT of Natrarchaeobaculum sulfurireducens contains these proteins:
- the nikB gene encoding nickel ABC transporter permease, with amino-acid sequence MRTYLAYRLGTSAIVMIGVSLVTYGMIFLTPGNPAEVILSERLDRPPSQAEIEAFEAEHGLTDPVPVQYGRWLTDVLRGDLGTSYYAETQVTSMIGTALPVTVELAVASMLIALAIAVPTGVLSAVYQGTSVDVVCQLGSLVGVSMPNFWLAYLLILAFPLTLGVLPVAGAGSPGQLVLPAVTLGTGMAAVLTRLIRASMLEVLAEAYVDTARSKGLRGRIVRYKHALRNALIPVVTIIGLQFGSLLNGAVVIEVVFQRPGLGLLLVDAVFDRDYPVIQGITLIAAGIFVVTNLFVDLAYRSLDPRVSMGGEAS
- a CDS encoding ABC transporter substrate-binding protein, with protein sequence MKATEDERPIDQRLRRRRFLGAIAAGCTAGVAGCAEGASDDIDGETVTIVPPSNPADSDDQWERWSGMTPYWTRVVEPLVWGTKEMHAKPWLATDWELTDDTTWVFELREGVTFHNGAEMTADDVVHSYENDILERYGDFVYGWLHLEPGSVEKIDDYTVEFTNTEPFPDFPGTIGHNMLDVHPPSADPWNGDVIGTGPFTLEDVEDGQYVELGTHDDYWGGDVAPDGLTVRAAEDETTRTNLLESGDADVVLEPSKPRLTSLRRSDEFVVETQQSSGSTFVSFNLYEEPTDDADLRRALNYAVSQSEIVEEALGGLGRPASGPISTVIDWAADDELPDYERDHETARELVADSSYDGEELTCLVRGDQDDDDLIAQILQSEFDAVGVDLDIELLERAAYQDRTGRGEFHLAIDGTQSNSPGADYIMWENFHSRGVDNIDLYEADGTGLHNLGGEVDDLIETGFQSNDPEQRHEAYVEAQRRIVEEAVVIPITYREYAVAMDATIEGVELHPIDRLLEWRSLRRSQ